In Pseudomonas rhizosphaerae, one DNA window encodes the following:
- a CDS encoding SEC-C metal-binding domain-containing protein, whose protein sequence is MSQQPHVHGPDCNHDHDHAHDHHHDHDHGHVHGPHCNHAPQEPVRNALKDVGRNDPCPCGSDKKFKKCHGA, encoded by the coding sequence ATGTCCCAACAGCCCCACGTGCACGGTCCTGACTGCAACCACGATCACGACCACGCGCATGACCACCATCACGACCACGACCACGGTCACGTACACGGTCCGCACTGCAATCATGCCCCGCAGGAACCGGTGCGCAATGCCCTCAAGGACGTCGGCCGCAACGATCCCTGCCCGTGCGGCAGCGACAAGAAGTTCAAGAAGTGCCACGGCGCCTGA
- a CDS encoding DUF2269 family protein: MSADGVFQTLHVLGALMWLGGMLATWTILRPARLAGASRAQRLEHVAGIFPRVFGWIWAAVLILPISGVALLRLRFTGFETAPRDVQIMMGLYVIMVALFLRMQGLQLPALHKAVAAQEWADGLAATKKLRRLAIVGLLLGLAVVVLAVARQLNDV; the protein is encoded by the coding sequence ATGAGCGCCGACGGCGTCTTCCAAACCCTGCACGTGCTAGGCGCGCTGATGTGGCTGGGCGGCATGCTCGCCACTTGGACGATCCTGCGCCCGGCCAGGCTCGCAGGCGCCTCGCGGGCTCAACGCCTAGAGCATGTGGCGGGTATTTTCCCACGTGTGTTCGGCTGGATCTGGGCCGCCGTGCTGATTCTTCCGATCAGCGGCGTTGCCCTGCTGCGTCTGCGCTTCACCGGCTTCGAGACAGCGCCGCGCGATGTGCAGATCATGATGGGCCTGTACGTGATCATGGTGGCGCTGTTCCTGCGTATGCAGGGGCTGCAACTGCCCGCGTTGCACAAAGCCGTCGCGGCTCAGGAGTGGGCAGACGGCCTGGCTGCCACTAAAAAGCTGCGACGCCTAGCCATCGTTGGTCTGCTGCTGGGCCTGGCCGTCGTGGTGCTGGCCGTGGCCAGACAGCTCAACGACGTTTAA
- a CDS encoding OmpA family protein has protein sequence MSIVRTALPLILVSSVLTGCAGLQKTDWPMCAAVGGVTGAALGAIESGSLAAGVGAAAAGVGAAYCWVHGDGDEDGDGVPDSRDKCPGTPKGTPVDANGCPPPVPAPMPVAAEPAPLPKEETIVIRNVHFEFDKATLTAADRSQLDTVATRLKTEATTARLSVSGHTDSVGSDAYNQRLSEQRAKAVTDYLVSNGVPRASVVSVKGVGEAQPVADNNTVDGRAMNRRTEILIQR, from the coding sequence ATGAGCATAGTTCGGACGGCGTTACCCTTGATACTGGTCAGCAGCGTGTTGACCGGTTGCGCAGGTTTGCAGAAAACCGATTGGCCGATGTGTGCGGCCGTGGGCGGCGTGACCGGCGCGGCGCTGGGCGCCATCGAAAGCGGCTCGCTGGCCGCAGGCGTAGGTGCTGCGGCAGCCGGTGTCGGCGCGGCCTATTGCTGGGTGCATGGCGATGGCGACGAAGACGGTGATGGCGTACCGGACAGCCGCGACAAATGCCCCGGCACGCCCAAAGGCACACCGGTAGACGCCAACGGTTGCCCACCGCCGGTTCCAGCACCGATGCCGGTGGCTGCCGAGCCTGCACCGCTGCCCAAGGAAGAGACGATCGTCATCCGCAACGTGCATTTCGAATTCGACAAGGCCACCTTGACCGCTGCCGACAGGTCCCAACTCGATACCGTAGCCACTCGCCTGAAGACCGAAGCCACGACTGCACGCCTGAGCGTCAGCGGTCATACCGACAGCGTCGGCAGCGACGCCTATAACCAACGGTTGTCCGAACAGCGTGCCAAAGCGGTGACCGATTACCTGGTGAGCAACGGCGTACCGCGGGCCAGCGTGGTATCGGTCAAGGGCGTGGGCGAAGCCCAGCCGGTGGCCGACAACAACACTGTGGACGGGCGAGCCATGAACCGTCGCACCGAGATTCTCATCCAGCGTTGA
- a CDS encoding TetR/AcrR family transcriptional regulator, which yields MQKEPRKVREFRRREQEILDTALALFLEQGEDSVTVELIADTVGIGKGTIYKHFKSKAEIYLRLMLDYERDLNALLHSADIDRDKEALSRAYFEFRMRDPQRYRLFDRLEEKVVKGNQVPELVEQLHTIRASNFERLTFLIEGRISEGKLEDVPPYFHYCAAWALVHGAVALYHSPFWSNVLEDQEGFFQFLMDIGVRMGNKRKRDPELPSPKES from the coding sequence ATGCAAAAAGAACCTCGTAAGGTCCGTGAGTTTCGCCGCCGCGAGCAGGAAATCCTCGACACCGCGCTTGCGCTCTTTCTCGAGCAGGGCGAAGACAGCGTCACGGTCGAGTTGATCGCCGACACTGTGGGTATCGGCAAAGGCACCATCTACAAGCACTTCAAGTCCAAGGCCGAGATCTACCTGCGGCTGATGCTCGACTACGAGCGCGATTTGAACGCACTGCTGCATTCCGCCGACATCGATCGCGACAAGGAAGCCTTGTCCCGTGCCTACTTCGAATTTCGCATGCGCGATCCCCAGCGCTACCGACTGTTCGACAGGCTCGAAGAAAAGGTGGTCAAGGGCAATCAGGTGCCCGAGCTCGTCGAGCAGCTGCACACGATTCGCGCGTCCAATTTCGAGCGACTCACGTTCCTCATCGAAGGACGGATCAGCGAAGGCAAGCTGGAGGATGTACCGCCGTACTTCCACTACTGCGCGGCCTGGGCACTGGTACACGGCGCCGTGGCGTTGTATCACTCGCCGTTCTGGAGCAACGTGCTGGAAGATCAGGAAGGCTTCTTCCAGTTCCTGATGGACATCGGCGTGCGCATGGGCAACAAGCGCAAGCGCGATCCTGAACTGCCAAGCCCGAAAGAATCCTGA
- a CDS encoding LEA type 2 family protein, whose amino-acid sequence MSACTLVLRSIGLLSVLGLTGCATWFTGNYQDPQVHLVKVEVVKANMLQQRFILRFRIDNPNARSLPVRGMSYSVRLEDMLLTEGDTSDWFSVTGRSGEYYEVPVRTNLWQHARELSKLLKHPDRPIRYQLRGELRTGVLFGHDVVLNHTGELDARGLSGR is encoded by the coding sequence ATGTCCGCCTGCACTCTCGTTCTGCGCAGCATCGGCCTGCTTTCAGTGCTGGGACTGACGGGGTGCGCCACCTGGTTCACCGGTAATTACCAGGATCCCCAGGTGCATCTGGTCAAGGTCGAAGTGGTCAAGGCCAATATGCTGCAGCAACGCTTCATCCTGCGGTTTCGTATCGACAACCCCAATGCTCGCAGCCTGCCCGTGCGCGGCATGAGCTACAGCGTGCGCCTGGAAGACATGTTGCTGACCGAAGGCGATACCAGCGACTGGTTCAGCGTGACCGGCAGAAGCGGCGAATATTACGAGGTGCCGGTGCGCACCAATCTCTGGCAACACGCCCGCGAGTTGTCGAAGCTGCTCAAGCATCCGGATCGACCGATCCGCTACCAACTGCGCGGTGAATTGCGTACCGGGGTGCTGTTCGGTCACGACGTGGTGTTGAATCACACGGGTGAACTCGACGCCCGTGGCCTGTCCGGTCGCTGA
- a CDS encoding YchJ family protein produces MSVSICPCASGNLLSACCGRYHEGQPAPDAQSLMRSRYSAYVLGLVDYLVATTLHVQQAGLDRTAIAQWSSQSTWLGLEVVAAEVFGGQPEHAFVTFSARWHDSAGEHCHRERSAFVQHDGRWYFIDPTVPLKASRNDSCPCASGQKFKKCCASYIIQ; encoded by the coding sequence ATGAGTGTTTCGATCTGTCCGTGCGCAAGTGGCAACCTGCTGTCAGCCTGTTGCGGCCGCTATCACGAAGGCCAGCCGGCCCCCGATGCGCAGAGCCTGATGCGCTCACGCTACAGCGCTTACGTACTGGGGCTGGTCGACTACCTGGTGGCCACCACCCTGCACGTCCAGCAGGCCGGCCTGGACCGCACGGCCATTGCCCAATGGAGTTCGCAGAGCACCTGGCTGGGCCTGGAGGTCGTTGCGGCGGAAGTCTTCGGCGGCCAACCCGAACATGCCTTCGTGACCTTCAGCGCCCGCTGGCACGACAGCGCCGGCGAACACTGCCACCGCGAACGCTCCGCCTTCGTGCAGCACGACGGCCGCTGGTACTTCATCGACCCAACGGTCCCGCTCAAGGCCAGCCGCAACGACAGTTGCCCCTGCGCCAGCGGGCAAAAGTTCAAGAAGTGCTGCGCCAGCTACATCATCCAATGA
- a CDS encoding OmpA family protein — MKDLSRAVLPALLVAGVLGGCSTTRDGASPLNSRTWPVCSVLGGLAGGGLGAIESGAWAAGGGLAGAVAAGLVCYAQDGDKDEDGVFDRRDRCPDTPANTPVKHNGCPLPVYPAVTKAPEPPVADIPEVVTLSDAGDVPFEFGSAELTASARTELTSLASRMKTSQVATVKIVGHTDSVGSDAFNQKLSEQRATSVVSFLLSQGVAAEKLSSEGRGESEPVDSNDTDAGRAKNRRVELHLGH, encoded by the coding sequence CTGAAAGATCTATCGCGGGCCGTACTTCCCGCTCTGCTGGTCGCTGGTGTACTGGGCGGTTGTAGCACCACCCGTGATGGCGCATCTCCACTCAACTCGCGTACCTGGCCGGTCTGCAGTGTGCTGGGTGGCCTGGCCGGTGGCGGACTGGGTGCCATCGAAAGTGGCGCCTGGGCAGCCGGTGGCGGTCTGGCGGGTGCCGTGGCAGCCGGCCTGGTCTGCTACGCCCAGGATGGCGACAAGGATGAAGACGGCGTGTTCGACCGCCGCGACCGTTGCCCCGATACCCCTGCCAATACGCCGGTCAAACACAACGGCTGCCCATTGCCGGTGTATCCCGCTGTCACCAAGGCGCCTGAGCCGCCAGTGGCCGACATCCCCGAAGTTGTGACTTTGAGCGATGCGGGTGACGTGCCGTTCGAATTCGGCAGCGCCGAGCTCACTGCCAGTGCGCGTACCGAGCTGACTTCCCTGGCCTCGCGCATGAAGACCTCCCAGGTGGCTACGGTCAAGATCGTCGGCCACACCGACAGCGTCGGCAGCGATGCCTTCAACCAGAAACTGTCCGAGCAGCGGGCCACCAGCGTGGTCTCCTTTCTGCTGTCGCAAGGCGTTGCGGCCGAGAAGCTGAGCAGTGAAGGTCGTGGCGAAAGCGAACCGGTCGACAGTAACGACACCGACGCCGGACGCGCCAAGAACCGTCGCGTGGAACTTCATCTAGGGCATTGA
- a CDS encoding DUF1285 domain-containing protein, whose amino-acid sequence MTGKADDLLAHIPTAQKGLPPVHLWNPEFCGHIDMRIARDGTWFYQGTPIARPAMVKLFAGILRRDGDEYVLVTPVEKVGIVVDDAPFVAIDMQVLGEGEQQSLRFTSNVEDTFEACAEHPLRVEIDSGTQEPSPYVRVRTNLEARIHRNVFYRLVELAVVRDGWLGVWSGGVFFPIAQDPEQ is encoded by the coding sequence ATGACGGGCAAGGCCGACGATTTGCTGGCGCACATTCCCACCGCGCAAAAGGGCCTACCACCCGTGCATTTGTGGAACCCCGAGTTCTGCGGGCACATCGACATGCGCATCGCCCGTGATGGCACCTGGTTCTACCAGGGCACGCCGATTGCTCGGCCGGCGATGGTCAAGTTGTTCGCCGGGATTCTGCGCCGTGATGGCGACGAATACGTGCTGGTCACTCCGGTGGAAAAGGTCGGCATCGTCGTCGACGACGCGCCGTTCGTGGCCATCGACATGCAGGTGCTGGGTGAGGGCGAGCAGCAGTCGCTGCGTTTCACCAGCAATGTCGAAGACACCTTCGAGGCCTGCGCGGAGCACCCGCTGCGGGTGGAGATCGATTCGGGTACCCAGGAGCCTTCGCCCTACGTGCGCGTGCGCACCAACCTGGAGGCACGTATTCACCGCAACGTGTTCTACCGTCTCGTCGAGCTGGCCGTTGTGCGTGACGGCTGGCTGGGGGTGTGGAGCGGTGGTGTGTTCTTTCCCATCGCCCAGGATCCAGAGCAATAA
- a CDS encoding DUF6231 family protein codes for MTEAFSARTPQQALAALLERHAPRRLLLIGASAFPALAAFEAAHPETQVSRAAPGPLPAHLAGQRFDLALAVDCLEHLSKPEGTRLLAGIRNLNASCIAVLADPLASGWSDTDFYALALQASERFARDQQVLKLYTYDVREYKQVPDWLNAKFWANPENFGKYWW; via the coding sequence ATGACCGAAGCATTTTCTGCCCGCACCCCGCAACAGGCCCTCGCGGCCCTGCTCGAACGGCATGCACCACGACGCCTGTTGCTGATTGGCGCCAGTGCCTTTCCCGCCCTGGCGGCATTCGAAGCGGCGCACCCCGAAACCCAGGTATCCAGAGCCGCACCAGGCCCCCTGCCCGCGCACCTGGCCGGGCAACGCTTTGACCTGGCACTGGCAGTGGACTGCCTGGAGCACCTGAGCAAGCCCGAGGGCACACGCCTGCTGGCCGGCATCCGCAACCTCAATGCGAGCTGCATCGCCGTGCTGGCCGATCCGCTCGCCAGTGGCTGGAGCGATACCGACTTCTATGCCCTGGCCCTGCAGGCCAGCGAACGCTTCGCCCGCGACCAGCAGGTGCTCAAGCTGTACACCTACGATGTGCGCGAATACAAACAAGTCCCGGACTGGCTCAACGCCAAGTTCTGGGCCAACCCGGAAAACTTTGGCAAGTATTGGTGGTGA
- a CDS encoding DUF4823 domain-containing protein: protein MRNLVVLLALLALSGCMKVSDLGEGARYHLSDAGVLNHSETRRFNNLRVQPDSFIYIGQGSFVPAGGAYPRPNVVAEEAFQAFVEYFPLVRRAPAPLGLEQALGEARNAGAHYLLYARFARADDRIGNADEWADQEALDRLGVDSSVIQIMLIETSTRYLIDTATIRSRGGLLTMRDNKPEDLLGPPLEDYARSLLGVSR, encoded by the coding sequence ATGCGTAACCTGGTCGTGCTGCTGGCGCTGTTGGCGTTGAGCGGTTGCATGAAGGTCAGTGATCTGGGCGAGGGCGCTCGTTATCATCTGAGCGATGCGGGCGTGCTGAACCACAGCGAAACGCGCCGGTTCAACAACCTGCGCGTGCAGCCTGACTCGTTCATCTACATCGGCCAGGGCTCGTTCGTGCCTGCGGGCGGGGCCTACCCTCGGCCCAATGTGGTCGCCGAAGAAGCCTTCCAGGCTTTTGTCGAATATTTCCCCCTGGTGCGCCGTGCTCCTGCACCGCTCGGCTTGGAACAGGCCCTGGGTGAAGCACGCAATGCCGGCGCGCATTATCTGCTCTATGCTCGTTTCGCACGGGCCGATGACCGTATCGGCAATGCGGACGAGTGGGCCGATCAGGAAGCGCTGGATCGGCTCGGCGTCGACAGCAGCGTGATCCAGATCATGCTCATCGAAACCAGCACCCGCTACCTCATCGACACCGCAACCATTCGTAGCCGCGGCGGGCTGCTGACCATGCGTGACAACAAACCGGAAGATTTGCTTGGCCCACCCCTGGAGGACTACGCTCGTAGCCTGTTGGGCGTAAGCCGCTAA
- a CDS encoding TatD family hydrolase, with product MLVDSHCHLDRLDLAEHNGCLDTALDAARACGVGHFLCIGVSADNAAAVKALAARYDDVDCSVGIHPLDLAPGQPPALDWLMGELDDPRVVAIGETGLDYHYEPEAAELQQASFRLHLQAANLTGKPVIVHTRGAQADTLALLREAQLPQAGVLHCFTEDWEMAKAALDVGFYISLSGIVTFRNADALREVARQVPADRLLVETDSPYLAPIPYRGKSNLPQYVREVAQCIATVRGETFESLAERTTDNFCRLFPLARVRRQA from the coding sequence ATGCTTGTAGATTCCCACTGTCACCTGGATCGCCTCGACCTCGCCGAGCACAACGGCTGCCTGGACACCGCGCTCGATGCCGCGCGCGCCTGCGGTGTCGGCCACTTCCTGTGCATCGGTGTCAGCGCCGACAACGCCGCCGCAGTCAAGGCCCTGGCTGCTCGCTACGACGATGTCGACTGCTCGGTCGGCATTCATCCCCTGGACCTTGCTCCCGGCCAACCCCCTGCACTGGACTGGCTCATGGGCGAGCTCGACGACCCGCGCGTAGTGGCGATCGGCGAGACCGGCCTGGATTACCACTACGAACCCGAGGCTGCGGAGTTGCAGCAGGCGTCGTTCCGGCTGCACCTGCAGGCGGCCAACCTGACCGGCAAACCGGTCATCGTGCATACCCGTGGCGCCCAAGCCGACACCCTGGCCTTGTTGCGCGAGGCACAATTGCCCCAGGCCGGCGTGCTGCATTGCTTTACCGAGGACTGGGAGATGGCCAAGGCGGCCCTGGACGTGGGTTTCTACATTTCATTGTCCGGCATTGTGACGTTTCGCAACGCCGATGCCCTGCGCGAAGTCGCCCGGCAAGTGCCCGCCGATCGCCTGCTGGTGGAAACCGACTCGCCGTACCTTGCGCCCATCCCCTACCGCGGCAAGTCCAATCTGCCACAGTACGTGCGTGAAGTGGCACAGTGCATCGCCACGGTCCGTGGCGAGACGTTCGAAAGCCTGGCCGAGCGTACCACCGACAATTTCTGCCGGCTGTTCCCCCTGGCGCGGGTTCGTCGCCAGGCTTGA
- a CDS encoding DUF1145 domain-containing protein has protein sequence MKGFLILGKCLTLLFWWVVLLNLFVPMVNPFQALINLAGGTLLLLHVIEALAFNKRLRGRSHPWLDRVQILLAGIFHIQSIPAPSDTEASHA, from the coding sequence ATGAAAGGATTTCTGATTCTGGGTAAATGCCTGACGCTGCTGTTCTGGTGGGTGGTGTTGCTCAACCTGTTCGTACCGATGGTCAACCCGTTCCAGGCGTTGATCAACCTGGCCGGGGGCACGTTGCTGTTGCTGCACGTGATCGAAGCCCTTGCCTTCAACAAGCGCTTGCGCGGCCGCAGCCATCCCTGGCTCGACCGAGTCCAGATCCTGCTTGCCGGGATCTTCCATATCCAGTCCATTCCTGCACCGTCCGATACCGAGGCTAGCCATGCGTAA
- a CDS encoding DNA polymerase III subunit delta', with amino-acid sequence MAEAYPWQDELWHRLAGRTQHAHAYLLHGPQGIGKRALAERLMALLLCQRPAAQQACGACKSCLLLQAGSHPDNFILEPEEADKAIKVDQVRDLVGFIVQTAQMGGRKVVLVEPAEAMNINAANALLKSLEEPSGNTVLLLVSHQPSRLLPTVKSRCVQQACPLPSQAVSLQWLATALPEVDEAARIDLLALAAGSPLAVVRLQAAGIVEQRALVVDGVKKLLKGQQTPSQLADAWSGVPLLLLFDWFCDWSNLLLRYRLTADEQGLGLSDMRKVLQYLADKSTQNKVLDIQDWVLMQRQKVLAKANLNRVLLIEALLVSWMALPGQR; translated from the coding sequence GTGGCTGAGGCCTACCCCTGGCAGGACGAGCTGTGGCACAGGCTGGCCGGGCGTACCCAGCACGCCCACGCCTATCTGCTGCACGGGCCGCAGGGCATCGGCAAGCGTGCTCTTGCCGAGCGGTTGATGGCGTTGCTGCTGTGCCAGCGCCCCGCCGCGCAGCAGGCGTGTGGTGCGTGCAAGTCCTGCTTGCTGCTGCAGGCCGGTAGCCATCCGGATAATTTCATCCTGGAACCTGAAGAAGCGGACAAGGCGATCAAGGTCGACCAGGTCCGCGACCTGGTGGGGTTCATCGTGCAGACAGCGCAGATGGGTGGGCGCAAGGTGGTGCTGGTCGAGCCTGCCGAGGCCATGAACATCAATGCAGCCAACGCCTTGCTCAAAAGCCTGGAAGAGCCTTCGGGCAATACCGTGCTGCTGTTGGTCAGCCATCAACCCAGTCGCTTGCTGCCCACGGTCAAGAGCCGCTGCGTGCAGCAGGCCTGCCCGCTGCCCAGCCAAGCGGTCAGCCTGCAGTGGCTGGCCACGGCGTTGCCGGAAGTGGACGAGGCTGCGCGCATCGATCTCCTGGCCCTGGCCGCAGGCTCGCCGTTGGCGGTCGTCAGGTTGCAGGCCGCCGGCATCGTCGAGCAGCGGGCGCTGGTGGTCGACGGCGTGAAGAAACTGCTCAAAGGGCAGCAGACGCCGAGCCAGTTGGCCGATGCCTGGAGCGGGGTGCCGCTGCTGCTGCTGTTCGACTGGTTCTGCGACTGGTCGAATCTGCTGTTGCGTTATCGCCTGACGGCGGACGAGCAGGGCCTGGGCTTGAGCGACATGCGCAAGGTGCTGCAATATCTGGCGGACAAGAGCACCCAGAATAAGGTGCTGGACATTCAGGACTGGGTGCTAATGCAGCGCCAGAAGGTCCTGGCCAAGGCCAACCTGAATCGGGTACTGCTGATCGAAGCGCTGCTGGTTTCCTGGATGGCCTTGCCGGGGCAGAGGTGA
- a CDS encoding penicillin acylase family protein, with product MASPARSFFMPKFGCAAVVTGMLSLTGCQQWLGGSAEQGLPPSVGVQPLKGLAQNVSVRRNGLGMPLIESNTFHDALFAQGYVAASDRITQMVRMRLLAQGRLAELDGVEALDGDRLLRKINLKKNADQLYAAASPRLKRFFDVYARGVNAYLFRYRGKLPAPLGNYTPEYWKAEDSALMFALWSFSQSLNLQEELGSLVLAQKVGTDKLAWLLPVYPDESLPFAEAEKLKGVSLGGALANLSGLGTMSRELEQLGAPSSSNWAIAPQRARAGKSLFANDTHAVIGVQSAWSFVQLRAPRYQAAGVALAGLPGVLAGFNGQVAWGMSAVMGDNQDLFLEKVKSEGGRVLYQANGKWQPARVRQENYLAKGQRPLREAVYETNHGPLLNDIAGLPASGGYGVAVQLPDLAEDKSLDALFDLSRASNVEKASDASRQIRAVATNLLFADANSIGWQVTGRFPNRLEGKGMLPSPGWDGRYDWDGLADPMLHPYDQDPPQGWLGTANQRIVPPGYGIQLSNAWYYPERSERLAELAGAGKHDTRSMIAMQSDQTTLFAAKLKKMFLAPGMAQPLKSAIDALPDADRTKAREAYTRLMAFDGRLSAQSADAALYELFLQQSMQRTFLDELGPVDSAAWKAFVAQGMASYSAQADHLLGRDDSPFWDDVSTPQKEDKPAILARSLAAAVSAGEAQLGNDQGTWQWGRLHRTTWTDASGRAVRGPVASGGDHTTLNAAPYRWGDNFDTASIPSLRIVVDFAQAEPMIGLNSGGQSSNPASTNYADGIDAWLKGQYVSFPMQPQNFEKAYGIKRLTLTPQK from the coding sequence ATGGCCTCGCCCGCCCGTTCTTTCTTCATGCCCAAGTTCGGCTGCGCTGCCGTGGTGACGGGCATGCTCAGCCTCACTGGCTGTCAACAATGGCTGGGCGGCTCCGCCGAACAAGGTCTGCCGCCCAGCGTGGGCGTGCAGCCGCTCAAGGGCCTGGCGCAGAATGTCTCGGTGCGGCGCAACGGCCTGGGCATGCCGCTGATCGAAAGCAACACGTTTCACGATGCCCTGTTTGCTCAGGGCTACGTCGCCGCCAGCGACCGTATCACCCAGATGGTGCGCATGCGCCTGCTGGCCCAGGGACGGCTGGCCGAGCTGGACGGGGTTGAAGCACTGGACGGCGACCGCCTGCTGCGCAAAATCAATCTCAAGAAAAATGCCGATCAGCTCTACGCCGCCGCCTCGCCCCGGCTCAAGCGTTTCTTCGATGTCTATGCACGAGGCGTGAATGCCTACCTGTTCCGCTATCGCGGCAAACTGCCAGCGCCGCTGGGCAACTACACCCCTGAATACTGGAAGGCCGAAGACTCGGCGTTGATGTTCGCCCTGTGGTCGTTCAGCCAATCACTGAATCTGCAGGAGGAACTGGGCTCGCTGGTGCTGGCGCAGAAAGTGGGCACGGACAAACTGGCCTGGCTGCTGCCGGTCTATCCAGACGAAAGCCTGCCCTTTGCCGAAGCCGAAAAACTCAAGGGCGTATCCCTGGGCGGCGCGCTGGCCAACCTGTCCGGCCTGGGCACGATGAGTCGCGAACTCGAGCAGCTGGGCGCGCCAAGCTCCAGCAACTGGGCCATCGCCCCGCAACGCGCACGCGCCGGTAAAAGCCTGTTTGCCAACGACACCCACGCGGTCATTGGCGTTCAGTCTGCCTGGAGCTTCGTGCAACTGCGTGCGCCTCGCTATCAGGCCGCAGGTGTCGCCCTGGCCGGTCTGCCGGGGGTGCTGGCCGGTTTCAATGGTCAAGTGGCCTGGGGCATGTCGGCGGTGATGGGTGACAACCAGGATCTGTTCCTGGAAAAGGTCAAAAGCGAAGGCGGTCGCGTGCTGTATCAAGCCAACGGCAAATGGCAGCCGGCACGGGTGCGTCAGGAAAACTACCTGGCCAAGGGGCAGCGACCCTTGCGCGAAGCCGTCTACGAAACCAACCATGGCCCGCTGCTCAACGACATCGCCGGGCTTCCGGCCTCCGGCGGCTATGGCGTGGCCGTGCAACTGCCGGACCTGGCCGAAGACAAGAGCCTGGACGCCCTGTTCGACCTGTCGCGCGCCAGCAATGTCGAGAAGGCCTCGGATGCCAGCCGGCAGATCCGCGCGGTGGCTACCAACCTGCTGTTCGCCGACGCCAACAGCATCGGCTGGCAGGTCACCGGTCGTTTCCCCAACCGCCTCGAAGGCAAAGGCATGCTGCCCTCGCCCGGCTGGGATGGCCGGTATGACTGGGATGGCCTGGCCGACCCCATGCTGCACCCCTACGACCAGGATCCGCCGCAGGGCTGGCTGGGTACCGCCAACCAGCGCATCGTACCGCCCGGCTACGGTATCCAGCTGTCCAACGCCTGGTACTACCCCGAACGCAGCGAACGCCTGGCCGAGCTGGCCGGCGCTGGCAAGCACGATACCCGCAGCATGATCGCCATGCAGTCCGACCAGACCACTCTGTTTGCTGCCAAGCTGAAGAAGATGTTTCTTGCGCCCGGCATGGCCCAGCCGCTGAAAAGCGCCATCGATGCCTTGCCCGATGCCGATCGCACCAAGGCCCGGGAAGCCTACACCCGCCTGATGGCTTTCGATGGTCGCCTGAGCGCACAGTCCGCCGACGCCGCGTTGTACGAGCTGTTTCTGCAACAAAGCATGCAGCGCACCTTCCTCGACGAACTGGGGCCGGTCGACAGCGCCGCCTGGAAGGCCTTCGTCGCTCAGGGCATGGCTTCCTACTCGGCCCAGGCCGACCACCTGCTAGGGCGCGACGACAGCCCGTTCTGGGACGACGTGAGCACCCCGCAGAAGGAAGACAAGCCCGCCATCCTGGCCCGCAGCCTGGCTGCGGCGGTCAGCGCCGGCGAAGCGCAGTTGGGCAACGATCAAGGCACATGGCAGTGGGGTCGCTTGCACCGCACCACCTGGACCGACGCCAGTGGGCGGGCGGTCCGTGGCCCGGTCGCCAGCGGTGGCGATCACACGACGTTGAATGCCGCGCCCTACCGTTGGGGCGATAACTTCGATACCGCATCGATACCCTCTCTGCGCATCGTCGTCGACTTCGCCCAGGCCGAGCCGATGATCGGCTTGAACAGCGGCGGGCAATCGAGCAATCCGGCCAGTACCAACTACGCTGACGGCATCGATGCCTGGCTCAAGGGGCAATACGTCAGCTTCCCGATGCAGCCGCAGAACTTCGAGAAAGCCTACGGCATCAAGCGGCTGACCCTGACGCCACAGAAATGA
- a CDS encoding PilZ domain-containing protein, which yields MNQPVSPGPRNGILSLTIKDKAVLYAAYMPFIKNGGLFIPTSKSYKLGDELFMLLNLMDEPEKIPVAGRVAWITPKGAQGNRAAGVGVQFNDGDNTARNKIETYLAGALKSDRPTHTM from the coding sequence ATGAATCAACCCGTCAGTCCCGGACCGCGCAACGGTATTCTGTCCCTGACCATAAAGGACAAGGCCGTCCTGTACGCTGCCTACATGCCGTTCATCAAGAACGGAGGCTTGTTCATTCCCACCAGCAAGAGCTACAAGCTGGGCGATGAGTTGTTCATGCTGCTCAACCTGATGGATGAGCCGGAAAAGATTCCCGTCGCCGGCCGCGTCGCCTGGATCACCCCCAAAGGGGCACAGGGCAACCGTGCCGCAGGCGTGGGCGTGCAGTTCAACGATGGCGACAACACCGCGCGCAACAAGATCGAAACCTACCTGGCCGGCGCCCTGAAGTCCGACCGTCCCACTCACACGATGTAG